AATGGAGAGCGGGTCGCTGTCAAAGCCGACGATGAACCCCCCCTGTACCTCCAGACCATAATTCTGTACCTTTTTCACCGAAGCAACGAGGTCACGATTCCGGTTCTGCGCTTTGTTGCACTCCACGAGGCTTTCCTCATTTGGCGTCTCAATGCCGACGAATACGCGGTTAAAACCGGCTTCCGCCATCATCCGCATCAGCGTCTCGTCATCGGCCAGATTGATTGAGGCCTCCGTGGAAAGGTCGAAGGGATACTTCCTGCTCTTTTGCCATTCAATTACGGCGGGAAGGATTTCCTCCTTCAGCTTCTTCCTGTTCCCGATGAAATTGTCATCAACGAAAAACACGCCGGAACGCCACCCGTAACGATACAGCGCCTCCAGCTCCGCGATTACCTGCTCCCCGTCTTTGGTCCTCGGCCTGTGTCCGTTTAAAGTAATAATGTCGCAGAACTCACAGTTGAATGGACACCCTCTGGAGTACTGCAGGCTCATTGACGAATACTGCTTCCGGTTTATGAGCGACCAGAGCGGGACGGGAGTTTCCCAGACGTCCGGTCGAGCTTTAGATAGATAAATACGCTGTGGGTTTCCTTTTTCCAGGTCTTTAAGGAACGGCGGCAGGGTTACCTCAGCTTCACCGAGCACCAGGTGGTCCACCTCCCTGAATTCCCTATATCCAGTTGTAAAGAGAGGTCCACCGGCTACTGTCCTTGTTTCCAGACGCTGGCACCGACTTATTACGTCCTTTACCGAATCCCGCTGCACCACCATGGCACTGATGAAGACGAAGTCAGCCCAACTGATGTCTTCATCGGTGAGCTGGCTAACGTTCATGTCGACCATTTTCTTCTCCCACTCATTGGGGAGCATTGCCGCCACCGTTAAAAGACCCAGCGGAGGGAAGGACGCCTTTTTGGAGACGAATTTCAGGGCGTACCGGAAGCTCCAGAACGTATCCGGATATTGCGGATAGACCAGAAGTATCTTCATAGGAACTGAAAACCACCTCAGATGTGC
Above is a genomic segment from Chloroflexota bacterium containing:
- a CDS encoding DUF4070 domain-containing protein, with the protein product MKILLVYPQYPDTFWSFRYALKFVSKKASFPPLGLLTVAAMLPNEWEKKMVDMNVSQLTDEDISWADFVFISAMVVQRDSVKDVISRCQRLETRTVAGGPLFTTGYREFREVDHLVLGEAEVTLPPFLKDLEKGNPQRIYLSKARPDVWETPVPLWSLINRKQYSSMSLQYSRGCPFNCEFCDIITLNGHRPRTKDGEQVIAELEALYRYGWRSGVFFVDDNFIGNRKKLKEEILPAVIEWQKSRKYPFDLSTEASINLADDETLMRMMAEAGFNRVFVGIETPNEESLVECNKAQNRNRDLVASVKKVQNYGLEVQGGFIVGFDSDPLSIFKSQINFIQNSGIVTAMVGLLNAPPGTRLHKRLKKENRLLRAFTGDNNDLSLNFIPKMNHTTLINGYKQILDTIYSPKQYYERVKAFLREYRPNIRKGNRLHFYQIEAFLKSVWVLGFKEKGRKYYWRLFLLTLMKHPRKLPISITMSVYGYHFRKVVDKYISTPIENSLAN